From Mytilus edulis unplaced genomic scaffold, xbMytEdul2.2 SCAFFOLD_1293, whole genome shotgun sequence, a single genomic window includes:
- the LOC139504652 gene encoding visual pigment-like receptor peropsin, with protein sequence METIVGSGRGHFSDLEHRGVGCLYFILGSIGVLSNCLVMNVFIRENVVSAPKKVLHINLCFSNVLVCLGFPFAGLSSFRGKWLFETFGCQAYGVESYTAGYAALGFVIALCIERYCSVRYTEFYDSSSTMTWWMMALVVWITSLLWALFPLFGWSSYAPEASGVACGLNWLQKDTSHLTYGLCICLGSLFWYVVAAVCISGTKQEKPIVVTRGQEYEWLSNYQLRWICIGFLVFVIIGWGPYGMFMCWSMITDSTEVSSLAASLPPLFAKGCTALYPIGYLLSSEKIRDGVLGGYLDEPAKKEK encoded by the exons ATGGAAACAATCGTCGGATCTGGTCGTGGACATTTTTCAGATTTGGAACATCGTGGAGTAGGATGTCTATATTTTATTCTTG gtTCAATTGGAGTTTTGTCTAATTGTTTGGTAATGAATGTGTTCATACGAGAAAACGTAGTGTCTGCACCAAAGAAGGTATTGCATATTAACTTATGTTTCAGCAATGTCTTGGTGTGTCTCGGATTTCCGTTTGCTGGATTGTCATCGTTCAGAGGAAA ATGGCTATTTGAAACATTTGGATGTCAGGCTTATGGAGTGGAGTCCTACACGGCTGGATATGCTGCGTTAGGTTTTGTTATCGCCCTTTGTATCGAGAGATACTGTTCTGTGCGTTACACAGAATTCT ACGATTCGTCTTCAACAATGACATGGTGGATGATGGCCCTCGTTGTCTGGATTACATCACTACTATGGGCTCTCTTCCCGTTATTTGGATGGAGTTC ttatGCCCCTGAAGCATCTGGAGTAGCATGCGGACTAAACTGGCTACAAAAAGATACCAGTCACTTGACCTATGGTTTGTGTATTTGTCTTGGAAGTCTGTTCTGGTACGTTGTCGCAGCAGTCTGTATATCTGGAACCAAGCAAGAGAAGCCAATCGTTGTTACCCGTGGACAGGAGTATGAATGGCTGAGCAATTATCAGTTACGTTGG aTTTGCATTGGATTTCTTGTCTTCGTAATAATTGGATGGGGTCCATATGGAATGTTCATGTGCTGGTCAATGATAACTGATTCCACTGAAGTATCTAGTTTGGCTGCGTCACTTCCGCCATTATTCGCCAAAGGATGTACTGCTCTTTACCCTATTGGCTACTTGCTGTCAAGTGAGAAGATCAGAGACGGCGTGCTTGGTGGATACTTAGATGAACCCGCAAAGAAAGAGAAATAA